TTCTTGGCCAGTGTGTGGTACTTGCTGCTTTCCAGTCCGGGGTAATTTACCTTCTCCACCTTAGGATGCTTCTCCAGCCAGCGTGCCATCTCCAGTGTGTTGGCATTGATGCGTTCCGCACGCAGAGAGAGTGTCTCAATCCCTTGCAACAGAAGGAAGGTGTTGAATGGGCTGTTCACCGGCCCCAGGTCTCTCAGGCCCTCCACGCGGCAACGGATTGCAAAGGCAATGTTTCCAAATGGAGATCCCTCGCCAAAGGTATTCCAAAAGTTGAGACCGTGGTATCCTTCAGAAGGTTCACTGAACATCGGAAATTTGCCGTTACCCCAGTTGAAGTTGCCCCCGTCAATCACCACGCCTCCCATGGAGGTACCGTGTCCGCCAATCCATTTGGTGGCGGAGTGCAATACGATGTTGGCTCCCCATTCAAAGGGATTGCAGAGATACCCTCCCTGTCCGAAGGTGTTGTCTACGATCAGTGGAATCTGATTCGCTTTTGCCACCTGTGCGATGGCTTCAAAATCGGGTATGTTGTATTCCGGATTACCAATGGTCTCCAGGTATATAGCCTTTGTCTTTTCGTCAATTAGTGAGGCGATGCTATCAACATTGTCGCCGTCGGCAAAGCGTACATCAATACCCATTCGTTTGAAGGCCACTTTGAACTGATTGTAGGTGCCTCCGTAGAGGAAAGATGAGGAGACAATGTTGTCACCTGCCTCGGCCAGATTGTGAATGGCCAGCAACTGGGCTGCCTGTCCCGAGGAGGTGGCAACTGCCGCCACACCCCCTTCAAGGGCTGCCATACGTTTCTCAAATACATCGGTGGTCGGGTTCATCAGTCGGGTGTAGATGTTGCCGAACTCTTTTAACCCGAAGAGGTTGGCGCCATGCTCGGCGCTCTTGAATGTAAATGCTGTAGTCTGATAAATTGGTACCGCTCTAGCACCCGTTACCGGGTCAGATTCCTGCCCCGCATGTAACTGTAATGTTTCAAAATGTTCTTTTCTCATTGCAATCCAAAATTAATGTCCCGCAAAAATAGGGGAAATAATGAGAAAATGACATGAAAGGACGGGTATAAGTGATAAATTAACACTTATTCAGAAAACAGCCTGCTACGAGCAATCATGCAGGCACCAATGATGCCGGCTTTGTTCTTTAATTTGGAGGTGACAATTTGGGTGTCTTTGTTCACCAGGTTCAGAGAATGCTTTTTAATGGAACTGCGGATAGGCAGCATGAGGAAGCCTTCAGTCTCAGCTACCTGTCCGCCAATCACCACCAGCTCGGGGTTGAAGATGTTAATCAGCCCTGCGATGTACCTTCCCAATTTATAGCCCACCTCTTCCACGATCTCAATGCAGAGCGGATCTTCGTTGTTGGTGGCTTCAATGATATGGGTCAGGGTGAGCTGATCCAGGTCCTTCACCTTTTGGGTGAGGATACTGCTTTCCCCCTGTCTGATCCGCTCTTTGACGGTACGGTGTATGGCCAGGCCTGATGCTTCGGTTTCGAGGCATCCTTTCTTTCCGCAATGACAGATAATCTCATTGTCGTAGATGGGGAAGTGACCAAACTCGCCTGAAAAACCCGATTTACCGTAATAGGGCTTGCCGTCGATGATGATGCCAATGCCAAGTCCCCAGCTCACGTTGACGAAGATGACGTTTTTTTCGTTTTCAACCACCCCTTTCATGTACTCACCGTAAGCCATGGCCCGGGTGTCGTTGTCGATGCTCACCGGATAGTGGAGCTTCTCGGTGAGGATCTCACTGATGGGTTCTTCGCTGAAGTAAAAGCTGCTAAAACTGTAACCTGTTTCCGGATTAACTCTTCCGGAAATGTTCAGGTTGATGTGATAGATCTTGGGCTTCATCTCTCCTGTCTTGTCGATGAATTTCTGCAGGTGCCCGCAGAGCAGGTCGAACGATTCGGGAGTGTTCTCGTAGGTGAAGGAGATGCCCATTTCGTTGTCCACAATCCTGCCGGTGAAATCCATCAGCGCGATGTTGAGGTGGTGACGGCTCATGTCAGCACCAACGAAGTAGGCGGAGGTGGGTTTCAGTCCATATACAATGGGATGACGGCCACCGGGGGTATGTATCTTCCCGAATTCAGTAATCAAACCCTGGTCCGTCAGTTCACCGATGAACTTGGTGATGGTGGGTACGCTCAAATCGAGCTCTTTTGCCAATTCAGCAATTGTATCGTTGCCCAAGTTGATGAAATGGGAGATGATGTCCTTTTTTATTTGAATATTTTTCGGACTTTTGTCGCTCTTGAAAAAGTGATTTTTCACCATGTTCTTTCTGTGATATTGAATAATCAGATTTGATTGTTAAAACAAAATCAGAGAGCATGTTCCTGTGCATCATTTGTGTGATGATTGTGTATGGAACCGTTCGTGTCGCACCTCTGTCAATTCTGTTTTGTCTATAGGTGTTTGGCGTTCATATCATTCATAAAATCACAAAAATACGAATATTTTTCAATATTCAAAAAAAAAGTTCTGTTTACAATCATTGCAACAATTGCTGATTTCTCTCAATTATTTTTTATTTTTTTAAATTATTTCTACATCTTTGTGGGTAACATAACCTGTTGCCAGGTGTGATGCATTTGGATGAGAACAATCACTTTAAAATAGTTACACCGTGAATTACTTTTATCTTGTACCGGCAGCCTCCGTGGTTGCGTTGTTGTTTGCCCTTTACTTCTTCAAGCGGATGATGCGTGAGAGTGAGGGTACTGAAAAAATGGTTACCATCGCGCGCTATGTGCGGGAGGGAGCAATGTCCTATCTCACCCAGCAATACAGGGTGGTAATAGTGGTCTTCGTCATACTGGCCATCCTTTTTGGAGTGATGGCATACTTTGGGTTGCAAAACAACTGGGTTCCATTTGCCTTTCTTACCGGTGGCTTTTTCTCCGGACTGGCCGGCTTCTTCGGGATGAAGACCGCCACCTACGCTTCGGCCCGCACAGCCAATGCCGTGCAGCGGTCGCTCAACAGTGGACTGCAGATTGCATTCCGCTCCGGAGCAGTGATGGGCTTGGTGGTGGTAGGGTTGGCACTGCTCGATATCTCGGTGTGGTACCTGGTGCTCGATCATTTCATCGAAGATGAAGCGACCGGTCACAAGCTGGTAATGATCACCACCACCATGCTCACCTTCGGCATGGGTGCCTCTACCCAGGCGCTCTTTGCCCGTGTGGGAGGGGGTATCTATACCAAGGCGGCCGATGTGGGTGCCGACCTTGTGGGGAAGGTAGAAGCGGGCATCCCCGAGGATGACCCCCGCAATCCCGCCACCATCGCCGACAACGTGGGTGACAACGTGGGTGACGTGGCCGGCATGGGTGCCGACCTCTACGAATCCTACTGTGGTTCCATCCTCTCCACGGCGGCACTGGGTGCCTCAGCCTATGTGCTTAATCCCGCGATGCAAACGAAAGCGGTTTTCGCCCCGATGATCATTGCAGCCATCGGTGTTTTCCTCTCCATCATCGGCATCTTCCTGGTGCGTACAGGCGAGAAAGCATCGGTGAAGCAACTGATGGATTCCCTCAACAGGGGGGTCAACGTGAGTGCTGTGCTAATTGCCGGCGCTACCTTCGGCATCCTCTACCTGCTGGGCTTCAGCAACTGGGTGGGTCTCTCCTTCTCGGTGATCGCCGGGCTGCTGGCCGGCATCATCATTGGTCAGGGCACCGAATATTTCACATCGCACTCCTACCGTCCCACGAGGATGATCGCGGAGAGTGCCAAGACTGGTCCTGCCACGGTGATCATCGCCGGTATGGGCAACGGATTCATCTCTACCGTGATTCCAGTGGTTACGATTGTGGCGGCCATCCTGATCTCCTACCTGTCGGCCATCCGCTTCGACGTAGCGAACATGATGAGTGCCGCGAACCTTAGCATGGGGCTCTATGGCATCGCCATCGCCGCGGTCGGGATGCTCTCCACGCTGGGCATCACACTGGCCACCGATGCTTACGGACCCATTGCCGACAATGCGGGTGGCAACGCTGAGATGAGCGGTCTCGGGCCTGAAGTGCGCAAGCGTACCGATGCGCTGGATGCGCTAGGCAACACCACTGCCGCTACCGGCAAGGGATTTGCCATCGGCTCGGCGGCACTGACGGCGCTGGCGCTGATCGCCTCCTACATGGAGGAGATTCGCATCGGCATGATGCGGCTCGGACATACGCTGTTGGAGTTCGCTGACGGTGAGACGGTGGAGGTGGCCAGGGCCAGCTTTGTCGATTTCATGAACTACTATCAGGTGACGCTGATGAACCCAAAGGTGCTGGCAGGCATCTTCATCGGATCCATGATGGCATTTCTCTTCTGCGGACTGACAATGAACGCTGTGGGCAGGGCGGCACAGAAGATGGTGGAGGAGGTGCGCCGACAGTTCCGTGATATCAAGGGGATACTGACGGGTGAGGCTACACCCGACTATGCGCTCTGTGTGGAGATCTCCACCAAGGGAGCACAACGTGAGATGCTCCTTCCTTCACTCCTGGCCATCGCGATACCCATTCTGATTGGTATCTTGCTGGGCGTTCCCGGCGTGTTGGGATTGCTGGCCGGGGGGCTGGGAGCCGGTTTCGTACTGGCCATCTTCATGGCCAACTCGGGGGGTGCCTGGGACAATGCCAAAAAGTACATCGAAGAGGGACACCTCGGCGGCAAGGGAAGCGATGCACACAAGGCCACGGTGGTGGGCGATACGGTGGGTGATCCCTTCAAGGATACCTCCGGGCCGTCGCTCAACATCCTGATCAAGCTGATGAGCATGGTCTCCATCGTGATGGCCGGCCTGACGGTAGCCTGGAGCCTCCTGTAAGAAACAACTTGTTTAGTGTTTATTATCATTTTGCATGTTTGTTCGTTCGGTTTTTTTTTGTATATTTGATCCCTGAAAAAATCACCCTTTTAGGCTATTCATCAATCATCAAATAGAACCAAATTTATGAGCTTTTTAACGAACGACAAACTGACAATTGTAGGAGCAGCCGGCATGATCGGTTCCAACATGGCACAGACTGCTGCCATGATGCGTTTAACACCCAATATCTGTCTCTACGACCCCTTTGCACTGGGTCTCGAGGGAGTGGTTGAAGAGATGCGTCACTGTGGCTTTGAAGGCGTGAACTTCACCTATTCAACCGATGTGAAGGAGGCCTTCAGCGGCAGCAAGTACATGATCTCTTCCGGTGGTGCGCCCCGTAAGGATGGCATGACCCGTGAGGATCTGCTGAAGGGCAACGCTGAGATTGCCGCACAGCTTGGCAAGGATATCAAGAATTACTGTCCCGAGCTGAAGCACCTCACCATCATCTTCAATCCGGCCGACATCACCGGGCTGGTGGCGTTGATCTATTCAGGTCTGAAGCCGTCACAGGTGACCACCCTGGCAGCACTTGACAGCACCCGCCTGCAGAGTGAACTGGCAAAGAACTTCGGTGTGGAGCAGAGCAAGGTGACCGGTGCCCGCACTTATGGTGGCCACGGTGAGCAGATGGCTGTTTTTGCCTCTACCGCAAAAATTGATGGCACACCATTGTCCGAACTGATCGGCACTGAAAAGTTGACCAACGAAGCATGGGCTGACCTGAAGGTGCGTGTCACCAAGGGGGGTGCCAACATCATCAAGCTGCGCGGCCGTTCTTCCTTCCAAAGCCCTGCATACACCTCTGTGGAGATGATCCGTGCCACCATGGGCGGAGAAGCCTTCCGCTGGCCTTCAGGCTGTTACGTGAACACCCCCGAGTTTGGCCACATCATGATGGGAATGGAAACCACACTCGACAAGAACGGTGTTTCTTTCGGTGAGGTGAAGGGTACTGACGCCGAGATTGCTGATCTGAAGCAGAGCTACGGCCACCTGGTGAAGCTGCGCGACGAAGTGATTGCCATGGGAATCATCCCCACGGTGGATCAGTGGAGCAGTGTCAACCCGAATCTGTAAGCTGAGATAGTTGCAACATACCAAAAAAGACGGCCCATGGGCCGTCTTTTTTTATCTCAATTTTTGATCTCCTGCACGGTGGGGGGTTATCGCTCCACGTATGTTTTTACCATTCCATTCCCGGGAGGCAGCATGGTCACCCGGAATCCCCTCTTCTGCAGGAGAGTGATGAGTGGTGCCGGCGGGAAGG
This genomic window from Dysgonomonadaceae bacterium zrk40 contains:
- a CDS encoding O-acetylhomoserine aminocarboxypropyltransferase/cysteine synthase; translation: MRKEHFETLQLHAGQESDPVTGARAVPIYQTTAFTFKSAEHGANLFGLKEFGNIYTRLMNPTTDVFEKRMAALEGGVAAVATSSGQAAQLLAIHNLAEAGDNIVSSSFLYGGTYNQFKVAFKRMGIDVRFADGDNVDSIASLIDEKTKAIYLETIGNPEYNIPDFEAIAQVAKANQIPLIVDNTFGQGGYLCNPFEWGANIVLHSATKWIGGHGTSMGGVVIDGGNFNWGNGKFPMFSEPSEGYHGLNFWNTFGEGSPFGNIAFAIRCRVEGLRDLGPVNSPFNTFLLLQGIETLSLRAERINANTLEMARWLEKHPKVEKVNYPGLESSKYHTLAKKYLKNGGYGGVLSFFVKGDVDQTARIIDNLSLISHLANVGDAKTLIIHPASTTHQQLPQEAQLAAGVYPNLLRLSVGYEHIDDIKADLEAALQKL
- a CDS encoding ROK family transcriptional regulator produces the protein MVKNHFFKSDKSPKNIQIKKDIISHFINLGNDTIAELAKELDLSVPTITKFIGELTDQGLITEFGKIHTPGGRHPIVYGLKPTSAYFVGADMSRHHLNIALMDFTGRIVDNEMGISFTYENTPESFDLLCGHLQKFIDKTGEMKPKIYHINLNISGRVNPETGYSFSSFYFSEEPISEILTEKLHYPVSIDNDTRAMAYGEYMKGVVENEKNVIFVNVSWGLGIGIIIDGKPYYGKSGFSGEFGHFPIYDNEIICHCGKKGCLETEASGLAIHRTVKERIRQGESSILTQKVKDLDQLTLTHIIEATNNEDPLCIEIVEEVGYKLGRYIAGLINIFNPELVVIGGQVAETEGFLMLPIRSSIKKHSLNLVNKDTQIVTSKLKNKAGIIGACMIARSRLFSE
- a CDS encoding sodium-translocating pyrophosphatase — protein: MNYFYLVPAASVVALLFALYFFKRMMRESEGTEKMVTIARYVREGAMSYLTQQYRVVIVVFVILAILFGVMAYFGLQNNWVPFAFLTGGFFSGLAGFFGMKTATYASARTANAVQRSLNSGLQIAFRSGAVMGLVVVGLALLDISVWYLVLDHFIEDEATGHKLVMITTTMLTFGMGASTQALFARVGGGIYTKAADVGADLVGKVEAGIPEDDPRNPATIADNVGDNVGDVAGMGADLYESYCGSILSTAALGASAYVLNPAMQTKAVFAPMIIAAIGVFLSIIGIFLVRTGEKASVKQLMDSLNRGVNVSAVLIAGATFGILYLLGFSNWVGLSFSVIAGLLAGIIIGQGTEYFTSHSYRPTRMIAESAKTGPATVIIAGMGNGFISTVIPVVTIVAAILISYLSAIRFDVANMMSAANLSMGLYGIAIAAVGMLSTLGITLATDAYGPIADNAGGNAEMSGLGPEVRKRTDALDALGNTTAATGKGFAIGSAALTALALIASYMEEIRIGMMRLGHTLLEFADGETVEVARASFVDFMNYYQVTLMNPKVLAGIFIGSMMAFLFCGLTMNAVGRAAQKMVEEVRRQFRDIKGILTGEATPDYALCVEISTKGAQREMLLPSLLAIAIPILIGILLGVPGVLGLLAGGLGAGFVLAIFMANSGGAWDNAKKYIEEGHLGGKGSDAHKATVVGDTVGDPFKDTSGPSLNILIKLMSMVSIVMAGLTVAWSLL
- a CDS encoding malate dehydrogenase, coding for MSFLTNDKLTIVGAAGMIGSNMAQTAAMMRLTPNICLYDPFALGLEGVVEEMRHCGFEGVNFTYSTDVKEAFSGSKYMISSGGAPRKDGMTREDLLKGNAEIAAQLGKDIKNYCPELKHLTIIFNPADITGLVALIYSGLKPSQVTTLAALDSTRLQSELAKNFGVEQSKVTGARTYGGHGEQMAVFASTAKIDGTPLSELIGTEKLTNEAWADLKVRVTKGGANIIKLRGRSSFQSPAYTSVEMIRATMGGEAFRWPSGCYVNTPEFGHIMMGMETTLDKNGVSFGEVKGTDAEIADLKQSYGHLVKLRDEVIAMGIIPTVDQWSSVNPNL